Proteins found in one Mytilus edulis chromosome 2, xbMytEdul2.2, whole genome shotgun sequence genomic segment:
- the LOC139511894 gene encoding integrase/recombinase xerD homolog isoform X2, whose protein sequence is MPDHLVQKLPDYVLSSRADSTRKKYTYGFNSWCKWSKLHCISSLPASTAHIALYLVHISETFNSTSKIDEAVYAISWAHKLAGFPNPCNSDLVISVREGSYRKIGHKINKKEPITANILSKIVHLYGQDCNNLKDVRIACMCLLSYAGFLRFSELANLKRSNVTFLPTHVKLFLEQSKTDVYREGRDVVISKTGNNTCPVAMLEHYMKLAQIAENSDEFVFRSLSYCSKSGTYKLRKNSPLSYTRAREVLLNALETIGLDKKQFGLHSLRSGGATAAAAAGVEDRLFKKHGRWKSENAKDGYIKESIDNRLSVSKKLGI, encoded by the coding sequence ATGCCTGATCATCTTGTACAGAAGCTTCCAGATTATGTTCTATCGTCGAGGGCGGACAGCACTAGAAAGAAGTACACTTATGGATTCAACTCTTGGTGTAAGTGGTCAAAATTACATTGCATTTCTTCATTACCAGCTTCTACTGCTCATATTGCATTATACTTAGTTCATATATCAGAAACATTCAACTCTACAAGTAAAATAGATGAGGCTGTATATGCGATTTCTTGGGCACACAAGCTGGCCGGTTTTCCGAACCCTTGCAATTCCGACTTGGTTATTTCTGTTCGTGAAGGGTCATACAGAAAAATTGgacataaaattaataaaaaggaACCTATTACAGctaacattttatcaaaaattgttcATTTATATGGTCAAGATTGTAATAATCTTAAAGATGTACGCATTGCATGCATGTGCTTATTAAGTTATGCAGGATTTTTAAGATTTTCTGAATTAGCTAATTTGAAAAGATCTAATGTAACCTTTTTACCTACTCATGTTAAGCTATTTTTAGAACAGAGCAAAACTGATGTTTACAGGGAAGGTCGTGATGTAGTTATTTCTAAAACTGGAAATAATACTTGTCCAGTGGCTATGTTAGAACATTATATGAAGTTAGCTCAAATAGCAGAAAATTCTGATGAATTTGTATTCAGGTCTTTAAGTTATTGTAGTAAAAGTGGAACTTATAAGTTAAGGAAAAATTCACCACTTTCATACACTAGAGCTAGAGAAGTATTGTTGAATGCATTAGAAACCATCGGTTTAGATAAAAAACAGTTCGGTCTTCACAGTTTACGTTCAGGTGGAGCAACCGCTGCAGCAGCAGCAGGGGTTGAAGATCGTCTATTTAAAAAACATGGGCGATGGAAAAGCGAAAATGCTAAAGATGGTTATATAAAAGAAAGTATAGATAATAGATTGTCAGTATCTAAAAAATTGGGTATATAA